One genomic segment of Pseudomonas sp. p1(2021b) includes these proteins:
- a CDS encoding sensor histidine kinase, producing MRLSTFILDNMESILQTWEAFARSVETPNRNLSANGLRDHAVYILRTVAQDMRTPQTAQQQIAKSQGQGPSSSEETAAQTHAVLRLMDGFTLDQMVSEYRALRSSVLRLWLAQDPTKHDYQLDDMIRFNEAIDQALVESIGAYGQEVESTRQTVLGVLGHDLRSPLTAVLMGAALLNKSPRLSSRDKDIAAQIATSAQRANQMVKDLLDLAHCNLGSGIPIVRTYTELNQVCKAVIEEIKAGNPGLDIMQIDERTITGAFDGARMSQVFANLIGNAARHGEAHSPVEVLLSGDGDSVILEVHNFGEPIPATALPLLFSPKARYTRYTDKQSKPCGLGLGLFIVSEIVQGHGGRIEVESSHAHGTRFRVILPAG from the coding sequence ATGCGACTTTCAACGTTTATCCTGGACAACATGGAAAGCATCCTGCAAACGTGGGAAGCGTTCGCCAGGTCTGTAGAGACACCGAACCGAAACCTGAGCGCCAATGGCCTGCGCGACCATGCCGTGTACATCCTGCGCACGGTTGCCCAGGACATGCGCACGCCGCAGACAGCGCAACAGCAGATCGCCAAGTCCCAAGGCCAGGGGCCTTCTTCGTCTGAGGAAACCGCCGCCCAGACCCACGCGGTGCTTCGCCTCATGGATGGCTTCACCCTCGACCAGATGGTCTCGGAGTATCGCGCGCTGAGGTCGAGCGTGCTGCGCCTGTGGCTGGCACAGGACCCTACGAAGCATGACTACCAGCTCGACGACATGATCCGCTTCAACGAGGCGATCGACCAGGCGCTGGTCGAATCGATCGGTGCCTATGGGCAAGAGGTCGAGTCGACGCGCCAGACCGTGCTTGGCGTGCTCGGCCATGACCTGCGCTCACCGTTGACCGCTGTGCTGATGGGGGCGGCCCTGTTGAACAAGAGCCCCCGATTGAGTAGCCGCGACAAAGACATCGCGGCGCAAATCGCCACCAGCGCGCAACGGGCGAACCAGATGGTCAAGGACTTGCTCGACCTTGCGCATTGCAACCTGGGAAGCGGCATACCGATCGTCCGCACCTATACGGAACTGAACCAGGTCTGCAAGGCCGTCATCGAGGAAATCAAGGCTGGCAACCCCGGGCTCGACATCATGCAGATCGATGAGCGCACCATTACCGGAGCGTTCGATGGAGCGCGGATGTCCCAGGTATTTGCCAACCTGATCGGCAATGCGGCCCGTCATGGTGAAGCGCACAGCCCCGTCGAGGTCCTGCTCAGCGGCGACGGCGACAGCGTGATCCTCGAAGTGCATAACTTCGGCGAACCTATTCCCGCCACCGCCCTGCCCTTGCTGTTCAGTCCCAAGGCGCGTTACACGCGCTATACAGACAAGCAGAGCAAGCCCTGCGGGCTGGGCTTGGGCCTGTTCATCGTATCGGAGATCGTCCAAGGCCACGGTGGGCGCATCGAAGTGGAGTCCAGCCATGCCCATGGCACCCGCTTCCGGGTGATCCTGCCGGCAGGCTGA
- a CDS encoding Dabb family protein, with protein MWHETAQLYLAPGFATSILEVQLRRQLQALPGLVFFNLGQNLPGSWGSGDFTLDLCFASNAFQEQAEACLSQLPGLAHVDRVAYQRLAGGQRAPGLRDGTWRTLLFRLREGRSPAIVEALEQDLLRMPAYMQGIGNWQLSRVRSPGRWTHVWQQEFARLEDLQGEYLTHPFHWGWVDRWFDPEFPEWAVEAISHAFCPLPSSLLTRPQLLDHNA; from the coding sequence ATGTGGCATGAAACCGCGCAGCTGTACCTGGCGCCGGGCTTTGCGACGAGCATCCTGGAGGTGCAACTGCGGCGTCAATTGCAGGCGCTGCCGGGACTGGTCTTCTTCAATTTGGGGCAAAACCTGCCCGGCAGCTGGGGGAGTGGGGATTTCACCCTGGACCTGTGCTTTGCCAGCAACGCGTTCCAAGAGCAGGCCGAGGCTTGCTTGTCACAGCTGCCCGGCTTGGCCCATGTGGACCGAGTGGCCTACCAGCGCCTGGCCGGCGGCCAGCGAGCGCCTGGATTGCGCGATGGCACCTGGCGCACCTTGCTGTTTCGTCTGCGTGAGGGCCGCAGCCCAGCCATCGTCGAAGCCCTGGAGCAAGACCTGCTGCGCATGCCGGCCTACATGCAGGGCATCGGCAACTGGCAATTGAGCCGAGTCCGCTCTCCAGGCCGCTGGACCCATGTCTGGCAGCAGGAGTTCGCCCGCCTGGAAGACCTCCAGGGGGAATACCTGACTCACCCCTTCCACTGGGGCTGGGTGGACCGCTGGTTCGACCCGGAATTCCCGGAGTGGGCCGTCGAGGCCATATCCCACGCGTTCTGCCCCTTGCCCAGCAGCCTACTGACGCGTCCCCAACTTCTGGACCACAACGCATGA
- a CDS encoding DUF1329 domain-containing protein, translating into MTCTPRLLPLLLSIGLASASAPGLAQVSADEAARLGNDLTPMGAEKTGNADGSIPAWTGKWRGTPPHVSFAGTGHKRPDPYAGEKPLFTITAQNMAEHASRLSDGQKALFKRYPQTYRIVVYPSHRDFRYAPEVERNIRYNALNAQLVNDGYGVTNAYGASPFPIPKNGYELIWNHNLPSRAWKEEATYLMALTLSNQNQVFEKVRYQILSPWDNPSGKAETYDGIQAYAMISTLEPTRKKGEIILTNEFSNPVAQPRQSWQYIPGTRRVRRAPTVGYDTPYGVGGFRVMDEDRLFNGAPDRYQWKLVGKQEMYIPYNNYTLDDPDQPLDTLLTEHGHLNPDAVRYELHRVWVLEAELRPGSRHTYAKRRLYLDEDSWTAALADNYDAKGQLWRTNVQTSVYAYEVQAFHARVAVFHDLIAGSYLVDRLVNGMGATARLNDARFDAGYFSAGNLRKLGQ; encoded by the coding sequence ATGACTTGCACACCCCGCCTGCTGCCCCTTTTGCTCTCCATAGGCCTTGCCAGCGCAAGTGCCCCGGGCCTGGCCCAGGTCAGCGCCGACGAAGCCGCCCGCCTGGGTAACGACCTGACCCCGATGGGGGCCGAGAAAACAGGAAATGCCGACGGCAGCATCCCGGCCTGGACCGGCAAATGGCGCGGTACGCCGCCCCATGTCAGCTTCGCCGGCACCGGGCACAAGCGCCCCGACCCCTATGCCGGGGAAAAACCGCTGTTCACCATCACCGCGCAGAACATGGCCGAGCATGCCAGCCGCCTGTCCGACGGGCAGAAGGCCTTGTTCAAGCGCTACCCGCAAACCTATCGGATCGTCGTCTACCCTAGCCACCGGGATTTTCGCTATGCGCCGGAGGTGGAGCGCAACATCCGCTACAACGCCCTCAATGCGCAGCTGGTCAATGATGGTTACGGCGTGACCAACGCCTATGGCGCCTCGCCGTTCCCGATTCCGAAAAACGGCTATGAGCTGATCTGGAACCACAACCTGCCCAGCCGCGCCTGGAAAGAGGAAGCCACCTACCTGATGGCGCTGACCCTCTCCAACCAGAACCAGGTGTTCGAGAAGGTCCGCTACCAGATCCTCTCGCCCTGGGACAACCCCAGCGGCAAAGCCGAGACCTACGACGGCATACAGGCCTACGCGATGATCAGTACCCTGGAGCCGACCCGCAAGAAGGGCGAGATCATCCTCACCAACGAATTCAGCAACCCGGTCGCCCAGCCCCGCCAGAGCTGGCAGTACATCCCAGGTACCCGGCGCGTGCGCCGTGCGCCCACGGTCGGCTATGACACACCCTATGGCGTGGGAGGCTTCCGGGTGATGGACGAGGACCGCCTGTTCAACGGCGCCCCGGACCGCTACCAATGGAAGCTGGTAGGCAAGCAGGAGATGTACATCCCCTACAACAACTACACGCTCGACGACCCCGACCAGCCCCTGGACACGCTGCTCACCGAGCACGGCCACCTCAACCCCGATGCCGTGCGCTATGAGCTGCATCGTGTCTGGGTGCTGGAGGCCGAGCTGCGCCCCGGAAGCCGGCACACGTATGCCAAGCGCCGTCTGTACCTGGACGAGGACAGCTGGACCGCCGCCCTCGCCGACAACTACGACGCCAAGGGCCAGCTCTGGCGCACCAACGTACAGACGTCGGTCTACGCCTATGAAGTCCAGGCCTTCCACGCCCGGGTCGCGGTATTCCACGACCTGATCGCCGGGTCCTACCTGGTGGACCGCCTGGTCAACGGCATGGGCGCCACCGCCCGGCTCAACGATGCGCGCTTCGATGCGGGCTATTTCTCCGCCGGCAACCTGCGCAAGCTCGGTCAGTGA
- a CDS encoding sensor domain-containing diguanylate cyclase yields the protein MPVDLQALYPRLIHLMLDTVFVVDRDNQIVFVSDACQALLGYRPEELVGTPITQYMHPDDLAATRASIIRIMNGHPHIDFRNRYIRKDGAIVHILWAASWSEEVGARIGVARNVTALTHAEEELRFLAHHDPLTKLTNRSVFNVRLDAALRAARRHGSTLALLFLDIDDFKGINDVHGHATGDRVLCEVARRLEGCVRETDTVARMGGDEFTVLLTDLDAPGAVYEKVEQILAAMAEPPGGELGGLKMPSCSIGVACYPGDGEDADTLLSHADGEMYRVKRYRSAAG from the coding sequence ATGCCCGTTGACCTGCAAGCGCTGTACCCACGGCTGATCCACCTGATGCTGGATACGGTCTTCGTGGTCGATCGGGACAACCAGATCGTGTTCGTCAGCGATGCCTGCCAGGCGCTGCTGGGCTACCGGCCCGAGGAGCTGGTCGGTACACCCATCACCCAATACATGCACCCGGACGACCTGGCGGCGACCCGCGCGTCGATCATCCGCATCATGAACGGCCACCCCCACATCGATTTTCGTAACCGTTACATTCGCAAGGATGGCGCTATCGTGCACATCCTGTGGGCGGCTTCCTGGTCGGAGGAGGTGGGGGCGCGGATCGGCGTTGCGCGCAACGTGACGGCCCTGACCCACGCCGAGGAGGAGCTGCGGTTCCTGGCCCACCACGATCCACTGACGAAGCTGACCAACCGCTCGGTGTTCAATGTGCGCCTGGACGCAGCCCTGCGCGCGGCGCGCCGCCACGGCAGCACCCTGGCGTTGCTGTTCCTCGATATCGACGACTTCAAGGGCATCAACGATGTTCACGGCCATGCCACCGGTGATCGGGTGCTGTGCGAGGTCGCCCGGCGCCTGGAGGGCTGCGTGCGCGAGACCGATACCGTGGCGCGGATGGGCGGCGACGAGTTCACCGTGTTGTTGACGGACCTTGATGCCCCAGGCGCCGTCTACGAGAAGGTCGAGCAGATCCTCGCCGCCATGGCCGAGCCGCCGGGCGGCGAGCTTGGCGGGTTGAAGATGCCGTCTTGCAGCATCGGTGTGGCCTGCTACCCGGGCGATGGCGAGGACGCCGATACCTTGCTCAGCCATGCCGATGGCGAGATGTACCGGGTGAAGCGGTACCGTTCAGCAGCGGGATGA
- a CDS encoding AraC family transcriptional regulator — MMALRSTAPVRVPQGLDTRLLAELQRHKIALEPPPSALLSSAQRFVALYRQAIEQLEAKVAQGEGQPPMRKTEVDLMCRCLLSCGHLDEAIACAAQFCAMLDPRAGCLSLEIQGATATFHMDSLRHKRSSAACLVDLTGLFCYLQLFGWLIGQPLRPDQVFLAHPLREDAAPFLGLFDAPVTVGKRTYGFSFDAALLSRQVIRTPAELALFLVDFPFRLIGAPPSAVAITQQVRGFLDAALSHEQEVPALSAIAAALGTTEPTLRRRLAAEGSSYQALRRLSLCESAQRCLRDTDWTIGRIAGHLGFASEAAFRRAFLSWTGMAPSRYRARQGG, encoded by the coding sequence ATGATGGCGTTGCGTTCCACAGCACCGGTTCGCGTTCCCCAGGGCCTGGATACCCGACTGTTGGCGGAGCTGCAGCGCCACAAAATCGCCCTGGAGCCGCCGCCATCGGCCTTGCTGTCCTCGGCGCAGCGCTTCGTCGCCCTGTATCGCCAAGCCATCGAGCAGTTGGAGGCGAAAGTCGCCCAGGGCGAAGGGCAACCGCCGATGCGCAAGACTGAGGTCGACCTGATGTGCCGTTGCTTGCTCAGTTGCGGGCACCTGGACGAAGCCATTGCCTGCGCCGCGCAGTTCTGCGCCATGCTCGACCCGCGCGCAGGCTGCCTGAGCCTGGAGATACAAGGCGCCACGGCCACCTTCCACATGGACTCGTTGCGCCACAAGCGCAGCAGTGCGGCATGCCTGGTGGACCTGACTGGGCTGTTCTGTTACCTGCAGTTGTTTGGTTGGCTCATCGGGCAGCCGCTACGGCCCGACCAGGTCTTTCTCGCCCACCCCCTGCGCGAGGATGCTGCCCCCTTCCTCGGCCTGTTCGATGCGCCGGTCACTGTCGGCAAGCGCACCTATGGTTTCAGCTTCGATGCCGCACTGCTGTCCCGCCAGGTGATACGCACGCCAGCAGAGCTTGCGCTGTTTCTGGTGGACTTTCCGTTCCGCCTGATCGGTGCGCCCCCCAGCGCAGTGGCGATCACCCAGCAAGTGCGCGGCTTCCTCGACGCGGCCCTGAGCCATGAACAAGAGGTGCCGGCGCTAAGCGCAATCGCCGCCGCGCTGGGCACCACCGAACCGACCTTGCGTCGACGCCTGGCCGCCGAAGGTTCCAGCTACCAGGCACTGCGCCGGCTCAGCCTGTGCGAGTCGGCGCAGCGCTGCCTGCGCGACACCGACTGGACGATAGGTCGTATCGCCGGCCACTTGGGGTTCGCCAGTGAAGCGGCGTTTCGCCGGGCCTTCCTCAGCTGGACCGGGATGGCGCCCAGCCGTTATCGCGCCCGACAGGGCGGCTAG
- a CDS encoding zinc-binding alcohol dehydrogenase family protein has translation MRAVVIDQLGSSQVLRLATLEQPLPGPGEVLVRVHCAGVNPADWKCREGYLGGFLTYRFPFVLGFDLAGTVAAVGEGVTGFTPGMRVFAQSDVGAGNWGSYAEYCCVRQDSVVPIPEGLGFAQAASVPTPALAAWAGLFDDGGLQAGQKVLVHGGAGAVGTFAIQLAKAAGAHVVATCSGQNLDYVESLGCDQAIDYRTQDILAVVKQWSPAGVDLILDCVGCASLPGALDMLCPGGLLVAILTLAAGDAGPDHGAAAQRGLRTAVTYSKMPSGANLARIAALLTTGQVRTPRIQTLALEQVAHAHDLLQDGGAKAKLVLRVVDGD, from the coding sequence ATGCGTGCTGTAGTGATCGATCAACTGGGAAGCTCGCAGGTGTTGCGGCTCGCGACACTCGAGCAGCCGTTGCCGGGGCCCGGTGAGGTATTGGTGCGGGTGCATTGCGCCGGGGTTAACCCGGCCGACTGGAAGTGCCGCGAAGGCTACCTGGGAGGCTTTCTGACCTATCGGTTCCCGTTCGTCCTGGGCTTCGACCTGGCTGGGACCGTAGCGGCAGTGGGTGAGGGCGTTACAGGTTTCACCCCCGGGATGCGGGTGTTCGCGCAGAGTGATGTGGGAGCCGGTAACTGGGGTAGCTATGCCGAGTATTGCTGCGTGAGGCAGGACTCTGTCGTGCCCATCCCTGAGGGCCTGGGCTTCGCCCAGGCGGCGTCGGTACCGACCCCGGCCTTGGCGGCCTGGGCCGGGCTGTTCGACGATGGTGGGTTGCAGGCCGGGCAGAAGGTGCTCGTGCATGGCGGGGCAGGGGCTGTCGGGACCTTCGCCATCCAACTCGCCAAAGCCGCCGGGGCGCACGTCGTGGCAACCTGCAGTGGGCAGAACCTGGACTATGTCGAGTCGCTGGGCTGCGACCAGGCGATCGACTACCGCACCCAGGACATCCTGGCCGTCGTGAAGCAGTGGTCGCCCGCAGGCGTGGACCTGATCCTCGACTGCGTGGGCTGCGCCAGCCTGCCGGGCGCCCTGGACATGCTGTGCCCTGGCGGGCTGTTGGTGGCGATCCTGACCCTGGCCGCAGGCGATGCCGGCCCTGACCATGGTGCGGCGGCCCAGCGCGGGCTGCGCACGGCTGTTACCTACAGCAAGATGCCCAGCGGCGCCAACCTTGCCCGCATCGCTGCCTTGCTGACCACTGGGCAGGTACGCACGCCACGTATCCAGACCCTGGCGCTGGAGCAGGTGGCCCACGCCCACGACCTGCTGCAGGATGGCGGCGCGAAGGCCAAGTTGGTGTTGCGGGTGGTGGACGGCGACTGA